The genomic stretch ATCcgagagtttaaagaaaataatggaaaagaacacaatgattttacgtggttcaggctataaaagagtcatagtccacgagtctctgataTTTAGTaagcttgaagcttgtttgatcAAGCTTAACTGGTggttctcaggcagcgtatatgttgcactgagttacagagtttctctctctaaaaatccaAACCCTTTACAAGAAGATACCCCAGTCCTATTTATTGAGGCTTgagtcattaatgttaatcatctatcattaatacaaatcCCCCATTCTGTTGTATTAATGatgaattaatacaaaaatggatgcactaaatagagactatgGCCCAGGCGGATTGCATGGGGCCCATTGTAGAAAGATgcacaccaactttatggggaacatgtctTTGACTGTCAGGGTGTGGCACACGTTGGCCCATGTCAGGCGGTGTTATGGGAAATGCTGATTGTCGAtggtacgaactcgacaccactaatcgaggctcaccaaaagttgtcagatgatcttctGGTGGCCCATACTTATAGTGACTGACAACTGACAGCTACTTCAGGTCCGAGGACCAGTATCCTAGACCTAGGAGATGGGCGAGTGAAGAGAGCTTCTCGAGACGTGGCCTCACATAGAAACATCCTCGCCCCGAGGACagacctcggggcgtggcctcGCTTGGAGACATCCACGTCTTGGCCAGTTTGAGATTCTTGGAAGAGTTCACACTCCGAGAACCTCATGACTAGTCTTGTCATTAATTACTCCTGATTGCCACATGTCTAATGGTAAAAACACAGACAACAATTActataaatttatttaagttaaaataaaatattaaataataataaaatgtaaTACTTGATTTAATTTGTTTTGagtatttattttattctcattttttattttttttattatgtcttTAAGTTTATATGTTATTAAAGACAAAGTTTaagtattattattaatttattaaaataattaaaattaatttttattatagaTAAAATAAATAGGGGAGGGTAAAAAagtctttaaaaaaataaatttaactaaaaaaaaaatccagaCATCCCTTGTAGCTTGTATATGAAAACTAAAATGCATCTCTAGTATTTTGTAAAAACACAGGGACTAAAATGGCATATTCCCGACAATACAAGGACCATTATACCAAGATGTAGGGTTTTATTGATCTAATTAATCTCATTACAACTTTACTCGATATTGTTTACATTTTGAGCCTTCTCTTTCGCTGGTGGAGCTCTAATATGCATTACTATTGGACCCTACTATTATGCAAGTCAGTGAATATATATGACTTCATCAAAACTACGTAGATTTTCAGGAGAGACTCGAACCACATGCCAGACCAGACCATTCAAGCTACTCTCCTGAGTCGGAAGGAGCATAACTCTACTAAGCTTTAAGATATTCTAGTATTTAAGTATAATTCTAGTTCTCTTTTAGTTCGGTGTCAAGAAGCGCATGCATATTGGAGGACGAATCTTGGCCAAAGCAAGTATTGATGAGGGAAGAATCCACAAACCATCTCCACAAATCAAACCAGAAGCAACAGCAGGAATCATCAGAGCAGAATTCTTATTATCCAGCTTCTGCcacacaaaaacaaccaaactTCCCACACACATGTCAATGGCAAAGTAAGCACCAACCAAGAAAGGAACAGCCATGGCCATTGGAAGGGGAACCCATTTACCAACATTCTTAGGCGAAAGATCTCTCAGAAGGTTGGCTCCAATGGCGAATGCGAAGAAGCCAAAACAGAGTTGCAAGCAATGCTGTGGCAATGCCGAAAAGCCTTGAACACCGAGAATTGCCATGTTTCTATAGATTATAGCATATGGCGCTTTGTATTCGCCATCCGGGTCGCCTACATTAAAGGCCTTGTAGAAAAGGAAGAATGTGACAGGCGCCACCACACAGCCTATTGCTGTTCCGATAGCCTGGCTCACAAGCATGGATCGTGGAGACGTGAGAGTGAGATGACCGGTCTTGAAATCTTGCATCAAATCCGATGACATGGACACAATGGACTTGATCAGACCACAACCAACAAGCCCTGCAACCACACCATTTTCTTTTCCAGCCAGACTAGCAAGAACAAAAAGAGCCACTTTACCATAATTAAATGACATGTTCATGTCTGTTAAACCAGCACCATAAGCATTGCAGAAGCTCAGAGCAGGTGCAAGAATATAGGCAATAACCACATAGTACCATTTGAGCTCAGGGAacatttttgggataacaatgaTGGAAATGAGGGCAAAGAAAGAATAACCAACGCATGCCATCCAAAGAGGAATGCTGTCTCTTACAAACAACTCATTTCTTTTAAGATCATCAAGGGTCTCATTTTGATTGTTTAAAGCTGCAATGAAAGATAACTATATCAGTAAAGTCACTattagtttaaaaatatttaggCAAAAATAGTGAACTTTTTCAATCAAACAAAATATTGTAAATATTCCTATgttcgattttttttttatatataaacaaTAGAGAGGAAAGAAACCCTTTTTTACTTTTTTCTGGATCTCCAATCAATCGATTACTTTTTCATGAAATAATAACAAGAAAATTACTTGATTTTCCTTTATCTAATATCCCATTAgtggacggttgaagtatctCACTAGTCACTATTACGGGGAGATGACAACAATCCCTTTTACACTATGAATTGGGACACTGTAACTAGTTAGTCGTTTAGAGTCAGCATGAATGAAAATCAAGATATATCAAATTACATGTTTTCAGGGTCTTGTTCTTCATTTTGGTATGGACGCTTATAACAGTGAAAAACAGTATCTTGAGAAAGTTATAGAGCCCATCTCCAAGTATCAAAGCGATGGAAATGAAAACCTGGAGTTAAGTAAAGGAAATAATATGTAAGAAAAAATTCAATGAAAAGATCAATACACAGTTGAGGAATGAGCTCAAATCTTCTGACCTTGTAACCATTTAGACTTTTCATGCTGCTTTCTGATAAATTTTGAGGGAACCACTCTCCTTTAAGACCCTTTATCAAGGGCCACATTACACCCCATGAGAGCACAGCACCAAGAAGCAAAGACAAGTTCACTAGATGGGAACAGATCATTCCTGCCCCAACGTAAGTGGCACTAAAATCAAAGTAAAATCTGCAAAGTAGTAATGATATTTTTTTCAATCAATCACGATGATGACGACGACGACAACATAAGCAAATCATAGTGGAGTCTTTAAAATGTAATAAACCACTTACGAGTTTTTCCAAGCTTTTAATCCAAATGTTGGGAACTGAGAAAATCCACACTGCTCTCCAGCTGAATAAAACCACTGAAAGAAACCCCAGAGGAAACTAATGGAGAAGAATCTCATGAACCCATGAACCTGTTTTCTTCAAAAAAGAGCCTCAATTTGTTAGACTTCTTCCATACTCGATTCCGTTTGGTTTAATATCAAGAGAAAGATTGAAAAACAAACTCATTGCTTACTTAGCCATTTTGTCTCCTTTAGGTGTGTGAAAACCATTGATAAGAACAGCGGTAGCAGTTCCACTTGGATAAGATAGTTTGTAGTCTATAATCATAACCTGCAGAGAAAATCAGAACATAACTTCATCAGTGAATGAATTTGGAGAGAGAGGTAAAAAAAGAAAGACATAAAAGAGAGCTATAGTTAACTACAAGACCTTTCTGAGAGGCACCAAAGCTAATAGCCCAACAAAACAAATAACAAAGagaaaaccaatcatccaaccaaTACCAGGCTCTTTAGTACTTCCAGGAGTGTTTCCTTCTGTATCAACTCCTGCTTGTTCATACGTTTTCTTGTTCAAACCCAACAGATACGATCCAAACCCACCTGCAGTTCACcccaaaaccaacaataaaaaacCCAAGACTAAAAGAAAGAAAGCATAACAAACATACTCGGTGTTATTTACTAACCTCCAACAACAATACCATAGCATGCAACTGCACATGTTTGGATTATAGTATTCTCTTGTCTAGTGAAAGGAGATGACGCAATTCCCGCCTTGCTAAGCAACTTAGTCCATGTCTTCACGAAAACAAATGCAAGAAGAGCAGCTGAGACATTGAGATTTGGGACCAAACCAATGGTGAGTTTGAGCTTCATTATTATGACGCTGTAAATGATTCCAATCACTATGCTGGCCACGAGCCCACGAAGGGTGATCTGTTTGGTCCATGGTGCAATTCTATTCAAATCCTCTGGCTCATGTCCAACCCCTTCCATATCCTCCTCCTTAAATTTCTCAATCTCTAACCCTTCCTTAGTCCGATTCTCCATTATAAAATTTACACAACCTGGTAAACAAATTGAATCAAAGTGAACCCAAGGTCTGAACTTTAGTCAAGTGTAAACAAAACCCAGATATGATCTTACCTCAATCTTGATATTTTCTTCGAAACTTGACTGAAAAAGATCAAAACTCGAAATGGGTATTTATAACATTTTCTCAATAACACACCCAGAACCCCAAAGACAGAGAGATGAACAACACAGACCAAATCCCCAGAGTCACTTTCACTCGTCAAACCTTGTCAGGAGTCAATTTGGACtattatttttgttattattatttgtggCGACTTTATATGGGAAATTTGACTAATATGGACTTGTGGGAGGGGAGGTTGAATTTAGGTAAGAAGCACTGACCAGAGATGGTGGGAGACTTTCTCGTCCTTGTTTCTCGAAGCTTAAAAATTCAATCACGGAgttatcccaaaaaaaaaaagattaaaaaaaagtgTGTAAATATCATACTTACCCATtagcaaaaataataaatatttatattacaagaataaaataataattttaattttttttatccttccAACTTTGAGCTAATACTATATTTGGTAGAGATGAAAGAAGTGAAGAGAGGTAGAAAAATATGGaaacaaataaaatataaagtaaaGGATAGAAAAGAAAATGTTTTTCTTCTATGTTGTTTGGTAAAtaagaagggaaaaaaaaaattgtgttatgaaaatactattttatttatataattttaattttaataattataagtagggtaatttggtaattttttaagattttttttgtttaatctaTTTTCTCTTCCACTCTTGTCAAGATAAATTTTGGTGAATCCCACCACCAATTTTTTCCTTTCACATTTCTTTTCCACCCATTTTTATACCAAACAAACTCATTTTAactttctctccatttttctctcttaatttttttttcttctcattttCTTCCATACCAAACATCATAAGGAGAACAATTATCCTCTCTAGTCATTCTACTACTCATCATTCTTAAGCTCTTCATTCATCTTACTCTTCTTTCTTCTTATCAAACATAGCTTAAATATGCGTTGAGCATCTCTAATAAAGTGTAAAATTAGTGATGCAGTATTAAAATATAGCccccttaaaaaaaaattactctaTTGGTgtgaaaaaaattataacaaatttggcacaaaatttaatatgatatatatttagaacaacattaattaattacttttatactattttaaatattttattattacttttaGCATAGCATTAAAAGTAAATGAAGCCTTTACATATAATTAGATTTTTTGGTAATAGCAAAATAAAAGGGAACATTattacttttttatatttttaataaattttaaatcagttttaatgaaatattcataTTTGTATAAACTTTTATAATTGTGTATTGGAGTATAGTTGTAAAAATTGTACTAAATATATCACTTATTGACTTTTTGTATAAGATATAACACAATATTTATATCTTATATTCTATTTGAGATAGCCTAATACCTACTaactaaaaaaaatgagaaatGATAGATCTACTTTGTCAATTACACATCATGATGTATAATTTACTtttttgggtctaaagtgatataatgaggtatccaaacatctCATAAAAGTTTAGAgtcatttggaggtgtttaaagACATTTTTTGACACATTAGGCAAGCAGTGGGATGACAACATGTCGCATGTAGTTGTTAAACTATTAATGGCTACAAGAAGCGACATGTCGACTGGCATTGCAAAATTAGTGTGTTTTGGCTTaaaaaaagtttgtttaaatGGTGTTATCTTATTGGTTAgtcctaatgacggtgcctacactataaaatagttattttaaagttgtaaagctttgatcacacttttcaactcttttTTTAACCATTCTTTCTCTTAAAAACTCACAAATAATTACTTGATTTATATGAATtttaaaggcttgttcaatcccactTCTCATTGCAtcttgatgaagcttcaaacaaTTTTGAGaagatttaaaatataaattttgggaAGGCTTAAAATATAGATTTTAGAATATAGTTATCGTGAGATCGACCCTTACTACTGTTTTACTAACagtttaataataataaagaataaataattatcaaATGTGAAACGACAATCGACATGCATCAATGGGATTAAGTTGTTATTTGCAATTTGATATAAAAGAACAATGCAATCAATGACTTTTAGctagtttatataaataaataatagatgTTGTTGAAATCTCAATCTTTTTCAACTACCCAATATTGAAATTCAAATCTAAAAAAGTAATTAAGTGGACTATCACACCTTCACAAAAATTCTCTACCTTTCCTTTGGTAATTTAAGACTTTCACCCACCAAATAgagaatattaaaatatattttagaatataagttttttcataaatacacattttttttatatttttttacattatttacgacctatattttttttttctattttactaactcaagttttcaaaaatacgattttgaagtttcaaaattacaaaaatatggtcTCAACTAGAGATCAACTCCATAACAATACAGTGTTGAAAAAATAACATACAATCATCTAGACAATTATCTCACATTAATACAGTGTTGAAAAGTCAATTACAAATTAATTAGATATCAACATATTacattaaatcaaaataaactaaaaatcaacaaaaaagtggtcta from Humulus lupulus chromosome 5, drHumLupu1.1, whole genome shotgun sequence encodes the following:
- the LOC133834420 gene encoding metal-nicotianamine transporter YSL3-like, whose product is MENRTKEGLEIEKFKEEDMEGVGHEPEDLNRIAPWTKQITLRGLVASIVIGIIYSVIIMKLKLTIGLVPNLNVSAALLAFVFVKTWTKLLSKAGIASSPFTRQENTIIQTCAVACYGIVVGGGFGSYLLGLNKKTYEQAGVDTEGNTPGSTKEPGIGWMIGFLFVICFVGLLALVPLRKVMIIDYKLSYPSGTATAVLINGFHTPKGDKMAKKQVHGFMRFFSISFLWGFFQWFYSAGEQCGFSQFPTFGLKAWKNSFYFDFSATYVGAGMICSHLVNLSLLLGAVLSWGVMWPLIKGLKGEWFPQNLSESSMKSLNGYKVFISIALILGDGLYNFLKILFFTVISVHTKMKNKTLKTSLNNQNETLDDLKRNELFVRDSIPLWMACVGYSFFALISIIVIPKMFPELKWYYVVIAYILAPALSFCNAYGAGLTDMNMSFNYGKVALFVLASLAGKENGVVAGLVGCGLIKSIVSMSSDLMQDFKTGHLTLTSPRSMLVSQAIGTAIGCVVAPVTFFLFYKAFNVGDPDGEYKAPYAIIYRNMAILGVQGFSALPQHCLQLCFGFFAFAIGANLLRDLSPKNVGKWVPLPMAMAVPFLVGAYFAIDMCVGSLVVFVWQKLDNKNSALMIPAVASGLICGDGLWILPSSILALAKIRPPICMRFLTPN